The following coding sequences lie in one Vicinamibacterales bacterium genomic window:
- a CDS encoding DNA-primase RepB domain-containing protein: MTNQETAADFLRRAFEPDDWVAVFLKAYDTGRVTQRVAPLATFCEPRWQAWMRVMNAYRFNVYVSVNAMTPGRRERTRQAVRAVRHVFLDEDEDAPRVVERLATRTDLPALSCVVHSSPGRLQILWRVRGFSPEGVERLQKWLAPEVGADPAATACSQTMRLPGFLNRKWSPAPVVKVEYRAARAVYGPGDFPTPTALMVGHDRPASTPQASVSEASIMDRARRYLSAVPPAVAGQRGDVRTFRVCCRLARGFELDTDAALQVLADWNARCEPPWSERELIAKLEHALRYGREPIGGLLGSGTMRSHSP, translated from the coding sequence ATGACGAACCAGGAGACGGCGGCCGACTTCCTGAGGCGGGCGTTCGAACCGGACGATTGGGTGGCGGTGTTCCTGAAGGCGTATGACACCGGGCGAGTGACACAACGGGTCGCGCCGCTGGCGACGTTCTGCGAGCCCCGGTGGCAGGCATGGATGCGCGTGATGAACGCCTACCGCTTCAACGTGTACGTCAGCGTCAACGCGATGACGCCCGGTCGCAGGGAGCGCACGAGGCAGGCGGTCCGGGCGGTGCGCCACGTGTTCCTGGATGAGGATGAGGATGCGCCGCGCGTGGTCGAGCGCCTGGCGACGCGGACAGACCTGCCGGCCCTGTCGTGCGTCGTCCACTCATCGCCTGGCCGTCTCCAGATCCTCTGGCGGGTGCGAGGCTTCTCGCCGGAGGGTGTCGAACGCCTGCAAAAGTGGCTTGCTCCCGAAGTGGGCGCGGACCCTGCAGCGACCGCCTGCTCGCAGACGATGCGTCTGCCGGGCTTCCTCAATCGGAAGTGGTCGCCGGCCCCGGTCGTCAAGGTCGAGTACCGGGCCGCGAGGGCCGTCTACGGACCGGGCGACTTCCCGACGCCGACTGCTTTGATGGTTGGTCACGACCGGCCGGCGTCGACGCCACAGGCGTCGGTGTCCGAGGCCTCCATCATGGACCGCGCCAGACGATACCTGTCGGCGGTCCCGCCGGCCGTGGCAGGCCAGCGAGGGGATGTCCGCACCTTCCGCGTCTGCTGTCGCCTGGCCCGTGGCTTTGAGTTGGACACCGACGCCGCGCTGCAGGTGCTCGCCGACTGGAACGCGCGCTGCGAGCCGCCGTGGTCCGAGCGGGAGTTGATCGCGAAGCTGGAGCACGCGCTTCGCTACGGGCGGGAGCCGATCGGCGGCCTGCTCGGAAGCGGGACGATGCGCAGTCATTCACCGTGA